A window of Aquila chrysaetos chrysaetos chromosome 19, bAquChr1.4, whole genome shotgun sequence genomic DNA:
CATATCTCTCTTGACATCAGCAAGATTCCTTGCACAGCTGAAGTATGTGTCCCAAAAGAGGACAATTACTGCTGCTACTTTCCTTCATGGCCTCTGAtagggaaaaacaaagtcagTTTGCCCCTGAGGCTCAGCATGAATCCTACTGACAGAGATGACAAATGTGTCTTATGGGTGCCTCCCACCCCCAGGCCAGAGTAGCCACTTAGGATGCTTTGGATTGCCACAATCTCATCAGTGCATCTCACTGTGTCCTGACAGATGAGCTATCAGAGAGTGCTGTTATAAGTACAACCTCAGTAAGCATGGCCTCATGTTTAGGAAAAAGAGCTGCCAATTCTAGATTTCACTTTAAAGAACACTGATTATTGGTCCAACTTGATTCCATTTCAAAACATTGCATTGTTTATGAAAGTGCCATTTAGTGTGGGGGCAGCCTCTTCAGTGTGCAGAGGTGGTGCATAGACCTGCCTTAATAAAATGCATGTCTTTGTGTGTCTATATATAGCAAGGCTTGTGTGTCAAGGTAAGGAGTCAACAACTATGCTCAGGTGTGCTGTATTTGGCCCAGCTGGGACATGCTGTAATGCAAATAAGCTTGCAGTCCAGTGTTCAAGCCTGTTAGCTCAATACAACTATTCTTGCAGACCTTGTGAAgtcaagattttaaaaggaaattgtttAGGCGTAAATCGGCCAAGTCCTGTGATTTGTGAAAGCTAAAGAACCAGAAGGGGAACAAAAAAATAGTGACAGCATGGTCTCCTCTTGTCTTTTTATCACAGCCAGTGCTTTATACACCTGCAATTTGTCCTCAGATCAAAGAACTGATGAAAAGTGCCATTAACACATGTAGTGCAGGAATGCTGCTATCTTGTCTCTGCACATTCTTCAAGCTAAGATTAACATGTTGACACCCTGAAAGATTTGCCTTCAAAACAGATGGAAGATGAATAATATGAGGGGATACTCTGTGTCCAACACATTGGAAAGAGCACAGGACAAACTATACGATGCCTTTGTTGTAAATGAAGGAGAGGGAAACAAGGATTTTTGGGGAGAACGATGGAACAGAGACATGTAGACATCCCCAGAGTGAGCAGTGAGCTCACTGTACAGAATATGTGGACAATGTGAGGACCTAGTAGCTTATAGTAATGTTGGCTTTAAGTTGTATTGACAGTCCTTCCGggagcttttttcctcctgttggtGCTCTACTTAACCCCCTGCTCTGTAGCTTCCTCCTGTCTGTGAGTAATGACTGGTAATACTGGTCCAGCTTTAAAAACCAGGCTGTCGTGTAATCTGATGATTTCATAGTTAAGGAATTTGTGCTTCTATTTTCATGATTTGATAGGACTCCCTGATGATTCCTGGCATGAGCAGTGTTGTGGGCCAGTAGCTCGTTATCAGTAGTAATACTTGGCACCTATAACTTTAAATGTTCAGAGTGCTTATTTTAGATTCTGGAAGGTGTTTTTATAACACACACTCCCTACGCagtgtgcgtgcatgtgtgtgtacgTCTGTATGTATAGATGGATGAGTAATGCAAAGTAATTGGTTCACCTGAATTGTTTCCTAACattcttctgtgttctttttataaaggaaaGGGTATTGTGCCAAATAATGTAACCCGCAGGCCAAGCTTCGAAGGGTCAAACGAATCTTTTCCGTCCTACCATCAGATCAGTAATGCAGCCTATGAAGGGACAGGCTTTGGAGCAGAAGGTGCAAATATGCTTACTGAAGTTCCAAGGCCATACATGGACTATTTAATCTCTACTTCACAGTCTACAGCTATGAATGCTCCTGTACAGCGACCCTCTGGAGTAGGCACTCACAGCACAACAGCAAGCCATCAGCAGAAAACATACCCTGCAAATATTGAGTCTTCTGTGATTAGTTACCCAGTAGCTAATCACAGCAGTCAAGCCTTGCAGCTGCAGGCATCCCATGGCTCCAACAGCCAACATTACAGTAGGCAGCACATTATGGTGCAGGGGGAACCTATGGGGTATGGTGTTCAGCGGAGTCCATCCTTCCAAAACAagatgcagcaggagggaggatACACCAGTCTCCCAAATAAAGGGGCAGTTGTTCAGAATAATTCTGGTCATGCATTTCAGCAGGCACCGGCAAGCCTGTATATATCACATTCTCATCACAAACAGGCAAGTCCTTCTTCTCATCAAATGCATGTGATATCCAGAGGTCCAGCCTTCACTAATGATTTTTCAGACAGTCCACCACAAAATCTACTAACTCCATCTAGAAATAGCCTAAACATGGACCTCTATGACATGAATAATCCTCAAGTTCAGCAGTGGCAGGCAGCAACGCCGTCACGCCGAGATTCTTTACAAAATCCAGGAATAGAAACATCTCCACGGCAACATGTATCCTTCAGACCAGATGCCACAGTGCCAAGCAGAACAAACTCCTTTAACAACCACCAGCAACAGCCACAAGTGACAGTGTCTATAAGACAGGTTCCTCCAGGAAAACCTGATCCTTCAATTACATCTCCAAATACGATCACAGCAGTCACATCTGCTCATATTCTCCAGCCAGTGAAGAGCATGCGAGTGATGAGACCTGAGCCTCAGACTGCAGTGGGACCTTCCCACCCTGGTTGGTTACCTGCGCAGGCACCGGCTGTGGATGGCTTGGAGATCATTGAGCAGCATGTGCCACCTGTTGGAGCAGCTAATGCCTATCAACTAGATGTGGATTACGGTAACCAGGAACTGCGGTGTCCACCACCACCGTATCCCAAGCATTTGCTACTTCCTGGTAGCTCTGAGCAGTTTGATATCAACTGCTTATGTATGGGCGTAGAGCAGACCCTTCGCGTAGTCCCCAATTCAACATGCAATAAGGCTGAGGAGAACAGTGAGCGAAAtgataaaagcagcaagaacaCTAAAGCTGAAAAACCAAGCAAGGATAAAAAACAGATTCAGACGTCTCCAGTGCCTGTGCGAAAAAATggcaaagatgaggaaaagcgAGAATCCCGAATAAAGAGCTACTCACCTTTTGCCTTCAAGTTCTACATGGAGCAACATGTAGAAAATGTTATAAAGACCTACCAGCAGAAAATTAACAGAAGATTACAACTGGAGCAAGAAATGGCTAAAGTAATTCTCCTTGGTTTGTTATAATAAAAGCTAATGGAATCAATTTGATTATATAAATTTTTTGACcgattaaaaatagcaaaaggcAGACTCCACTGGAAGTAGTAGGTATCCAACACCTCCCTGTACCAGACTATTTTCACTTAGAAGCATGGATGCAGGTCTGGGAGGCTGTTTGAAAAACTTGAGATGTGAAATAGTATATCTTCGTaccagaaaagtaaaatgaagcaaaacaccCCATAGTAGGAAAGTATTAGGTTTGCTTGGGCAAGAACTCAGAAGCCAGGTTTGAGGCTGAGATAACTCTGGCAATACTTTGGCAGCTTTTGCAAAACTCTAAAGGTTTTCCCTTTGCTCCACTTCTTCCTCCCTGTTCCATGATAGCCACCTCGTTCACCAAAGCCATGGTTGAACTTGGCAGTATGTCCACTGTGCCATATTTTCAGATGAATATGTAATACTTGACTGGAAGTTGTTTCTTGAACACATGTAAGTAATAATATCATGCAAGTAATCATATCTTGGCCAGCTGGAACTGATCTTGGGACCCTTGCTGGAACTTGTTCTAGAAGCAGGTCTCAGGGAGGTGCACTTTGAGTGAGAGAGCTGCTTTCATGCCTAATTGTAGCTCTCAAACCTAAGCTGATTCACTGATAGGGCTGCTTAAAACAAAGCTGCCAAGTTCTGATGGTTGTTCtggcagttttgtttttaatttttaaatgtggaaGAGCTTATTTTCCCAGGCATGACTAGAATATGACTAGTCTACTTTTGTATTTGAGGATAAACTCCGAGGAAAGCTATTATTAACGCATAATGGATAATAATGAACTACCCAATCTTCCCTAGCACAGTCAATTTCCAGAGTCAATTAATTTGATGCTCACATTGCTCCAGAAAACTCAGCAGTTTGTTTGTAGAGGTTAAATTAAACGAATATGCTTCTAAATTCTCTTGAATGGTTGGGATTGTAGTGACAGTTAATAGTTTGTCCTCGCTGCAAGTACAGATTGTGTTGCATTGCTTGGATTTAGTCAATATTTTCCTGCGATTGGGATAGGGAATGATCTCTAGAGAAGTAAAACAGCAGCTAATTGTGTTAGTTCTTCTCTTCTGACTCCTCAGCTTTCCCTCACTTCATAACTCAGAGATAATTCAGCTATAAACAAAAACAACTCCTTCCCCTAGCAACCTCATCACTGGCTGGAATAATACACTCAGGAGATTTTGGCTATCTGAATATCGCATTATTCTAGAATTAACCAAGAACACAACACACTAATTATTTTACCTTAAAACAATAAACACTTCCTTTATTATGAATTGATGTGCttgacttaattttaaaaacagtattacttgttttgatttggctGTTGGCTTCAGTCTGAAAATTCATCCTACCTGTTCTGCAAGTTTCTGCAGACCTCCTCCATCCTTTATTCatacagatttcatttttacactGTGGGGATCTCACTGCATAGTCTGGCTGCCCATATTCATCTTTAAAGACCTAGACTACAGACGTGAAATTAAATCAATCTAAGGAGCAGCCCTGTGGGCATATGCTTGGGTCTCTAGCCTGCCCATCAGTCAGCTTCAACTCCCTCCACCCTCCTCCCCATTGCCCCTTTTCACCAGGCACTTATCTTCCTCTCAAAGTGGTTCAGTTGACCCCAGTTAAGCCAGGATTTTGGAAATGGGGtatgcagaaagaaaggggCATGCTGCAGAGGATGAGTTGTCAGAGGATCCTGGGGATCAGCCCAGGGGCTTCTGCTGGTGGAGGCCACCAGTGGTTCTCAGGAGAGGGACAGGCACCGAAGTTAGCAGAGTTGGCAGTGTGCAGGCTCTGTCTTGAAGGGTGGGGAAAGTCTCGTTGGatactgctgcttctcccttttTCAGGAGGTTCTCCCCGCAGCCATGTGAAATGTTACTTGGAGGCTCTCTGGGGACAAGAGGTAGACAAGCCAGCTTTTTTACAGCTTAGGTGCAGAGGGGAAATAATATAATACATTTAGGGGGGAAACAGCACCAGGGTCTGGGCTGCAGTGGCTGAGGAGAGGCCAGAACTGAGGGTTGTATGCACATgttttggaagggaaaagggagaagttAATAGATGGTCAGGTGATCTACAAACCTTGAGAGTGAGGGCTCTATATGGcggaggaagaaaaacagtttctaaagAAGAAGGTTCCCAAGGCACTTGGGAATGTGTAGGTCAAAACCAGCTGCTTAATTACAACACAAAAACCAACAGTCAAACAGCACTCCAGGTAGGAACTGTTAATGTGAGTTGCCCTGGAGAACTATTCATGAACAAAGTGGAATGCTGCATCTAGGTTTAAGTTTCAGTTTAAGTTAAGCGGTACTGCAGTGTGCTTACATACAGTGGAGTGCGGTGGCGAAGTGCAAATTTGAAAGGTGTAAACCAAATTCCGTGATTTGTTGTGCTATATTCCCCTCTCTGAAAGTATTGCCCTATGCCTCTTCATTCAGGCAAATGAGAAAGGCAGACCAATCACAGATACGGCAAATTCAGGTAACAAGTTAGGGCACAGTGAATTTGCCAGTATTCCAGAAACACCTCAATAGAGAGGCAAGAGAGTGTATCTCTCGTGAAGATGTCTTCTCTGGTTCTTGGTtaatttttctgacaaatgCATTTTGGGAATACTTGTTTATTGTTCTCTTGCTATGAATGTAACAGTACTAGTTCttgtggtttgcttttctttgtaaaggCTGGCCTTTGTGAAGCAGAACAGgaacaaatgaggaaaattcTCTACCAGAAGGAGTCCAACTACAACAGGCTCAAAAGGGCCAAAATGGACAAATCTATGTTTGTGAAAATCAAGACTCTGGGTATTGGTGCATTTGGAGAAGTATGCCTGGCCTGCAAAGTGGATACCCATGCCCTGTATGCCATGAAGACTCTGCGAAAGAAAGATGTGCTAAACCGGAACCAGGTGGCTCATGTCAAAGCAGAGAGGGACATACTTGCTGAGGCAGACAATGAATGGGTGGTTAAACTCTATTATTCCTTCCAAGATAAAGAGAACTTGTACTTTGTGATGGACTACATCCCTGGTGGTGATATGATGAGTCTACTGATTCGGATGGAGGTCTTTCCAGAGCGTCTGGCTAGATTTTATATTGCAGAGCTCACTTTGGCTATAGAGAGTGTGCACAAAATGGGATTTATTCATCGAGACATCAAGCCTGACAACATTCTGATAGACCTCGATGGGCATATCAAACTGACTGACTTTGGACTGTGTACTGGATTCAGGTGGACTCACAATTCAAAATACTATCAGAAAGGTAGTGTTCTTAGACTTTATTTGTGATGgtattgcattatttattttgaaacaaacacaTACCTCTTGGCAGAAATGCCAGCTCAGAAAAAAGATGGTGTGTACATTAACAGTCAATGACAATATCATGTATCTGTCTCCCTCTGATTCATTCAGTTTCCAGTCCTTTGTTTCCAATACTGTTCAGATCCCTATCAGTGATGTCATTGACCACTGCAGTAGCAgcaatttttcagtttatacTTGTTTGGAGGGTCTCTTTTGATGGCGAAATAATTTAATCACAGTTTTAAAGTAGTCCGTGCACCTCCTGTGTGTGCCATTGAGGAGTATTGGCGCCTGTTGGTAAAAAGGTGATAAACAATTGGTATAGCTAACCTAAATATACTCCATTGTTTTGTATCTCCCATATGGGAGCATGCTTCCTTGTGCTGAGACAGAGACATTTAGCTGGTTATGGAAAACCAATTGTGAAGGGGAGGGCAGAAGGAAATGCCTTGGGTTTAAAgtttaaatgttgcttttcagtGAGAGTGGAAGATGGCACAACTAGATCTAGATAAatacttttctctttgtgtgtTGTGGTTTATGACTGTGAATGTAAACTTTCTCTCCCATTTGAAAGGGAGCCATATCAGACAAGACAGCATGGAGCCCAGTGATCTTTGGGATGATGTGTCCAATTGTAGATGTGGAGATAGGCTGAAGACATTGGAACAAAGAGCTAAGAAGCAGCATCAGAGATGTCTAGCCCACTCGTTAGTTGGAACCCCTAATTATATTGCTCCTGAAGTCCTGCTTCGTAAAGGTAGATaacctgtatttttctcctgtttaagTGAACGTTGatgctttgaaatactttttttttttttttttttttttcccttaaataagCTTGCTGCTTTGGAATATTGGCATTCTGAAGGCCACAAACACTTAGCTCAGGTTAAGGAGAACAGATTTGTCTACATGCTCCACTCTTTAGCATTACGTTGCTGACATTGATGGTGGTCATACTTTGTCTGTATATATCTACACTCTGAGACCTTTGAATGAGACTGCTAATAAATGTGTCAGATGATGTTAGCAGTTATATTTTTCAAGTATAAAGCAGATTATCTGTACTCATGCAGCATGACTATGGCTGCTAGCAAGTTTACATAGACCAGTGAGTAGCAAGCTGATGGTTCTGAATCACTGAATCAGACGGGCCACTTAAATATGGGTGATATAAATTTGTGGAAACATGTCCTCCATATTCCCAGCCAGAATCTTGGGGAAACCCGACAAAAAATCTTGGGAAATTTACACTGGACATCCTGCATTCAAAAACTCGGCTTGAGGAATTTAGACAGTACTTGGTGGCTATCCTTGCAGAACAGAGATGGTCACTGCAGTAAGGAGATTAGATGTTCGAAGCTGTCTGCAAGCCAGATCCAAAGCCTGATCTTCCTCAAGTTGAGAGATTTCGCATTGGACCCTACATCATCCAGTGACACAAATCTCCATTGAAATCGGTGTTTAAATCCTCCATTCCTTTTTGGAGATCTCAAAACATATGCCTTATTTGTCTTGTCACAGCAATTAAGTGATTGAAATTGTTCCTCTGCTTGGAACTTGCTCAAATATTCATCTGTGGCTTTCTTCTGTGTCTAGAGCTAGGCTGTGTCattcagcagcttttcaaaCTCGTGGTGTCACTTCCACTGAACCTAGGGGGCACATCAGTCGCTAaacttttttgttattctttgaGGTCCGGTCCGGTTTTTGCTGTGTGTAGTGATGTAGTTGTGGGACagagcatgaaaaaaaccttaattcTTTCTAATTATATGGTTTCACCACTCACTTTTGTTGAGAATTACATTTATTCAGAAAGATTGCCAGAGAACAGGATTAGATCTTTACTGACAGCAGTAGAATTTAGGTCAGCAAGCAGAAGTGACTTTATGATGAAGATGGATTGGGAGTCCTTTATTTTTAGATCACATATTGTTTCtctgagaaaaggcagaaatctgtGCTGAGTGTTTTGATACTTCATTGCAAGTAGCTCTATACACATTCTCCTTGGTTGGTGGAGGACAACCTTTTGACTTGTTTTTCAGGATACACTCAGCTCTGTGACTGGTGGAGTGTTGGTGTGATCCTCTTTGAGATGTTAGTGGGGCAGCCTCCTTTTCTGGCTCCTACACCCACAGAAACCCAACTGAAGGTAAGTTGAAGCAAAATTCCAATCTGTGGTAGCAAAGTCTTaaccttttctcttcccttctcctccatgCACAGACCTATCCCCTTTTGTTTTACTAGAGAAAGGAGTAGTGATTACAAAAGCCTGATTTTAAATAGTTCTATGCAGGCACAAATCCTTTCCCAATCAATGAAGATACCGAATATCAGACTAGAGCTGACTTGTGCAACTGCATAGATAGTTACTAGTTTTATGAGTCTTCTCAGCACAATTCTGATTTCTTAAGCACAAGTTCACCCATCTAAATTCCTTAGAGTGCCTGTCAGATCTTAGTAAGCTGATATGCCAGTGATAATTACGGTTGGCAATGTAAGAGTTTCAAAGTCAAGCAGTGAGTAGTTTTTTATTAGAAAGGATGAATCTTATGACCACTTTTCCTAGTTTACATTTTGGAGATGAAATGAAGTAATTCCTTGAAGTCATTCCATGAAGTCATGTGTAAACTGAGTATGTTCTCAAATCTGACTATGGGAGCAATCACTCCTTTTATCTGCTATCCGACAATGTTTTTTGATTCATTAAAGTAATTATTAACAACTGATGCAATCTTATCATTGGGTTCTTGAACCTCTAAAATAAATACGCAGACTATGAGTTGACTAGTTATGTGTATACTTCTGTACAGTTAATGTTGACAGTTGGAAGGATTCTGTTTCCAAGATTAGAAGTTGTGTAATACCTTTCTTACCTCCAGGTGATAAATTGGGAAAGCACACTGCACATTCCCTCACAGATCAAGTTAAGCCCAGAGGCAACTGATCTCATCAcaaagctctgctgtgctgctgaggacAGGCTTGGAAGAAATGGAGCAGATGATATTAAGGCCCATTCTTTCTTTCACTCTATGGACTTCTCTACCGATATCCGTAGGCAGCCAGCTCCCTATGTTCCAAAGATCAGCCATCCAATGGACACTTCAAATTTTGATCCAGTTGAAGAAGAAAGTCCTTGGAACGATGCGAGCGGTGACAGCACCAGGACATGGGACCCACTAGCCTCTTCCAATAGCAAACACACAGAACATGCTTTTTATGAGTTTACTTTCCGAAGGTTCTTCGATGACAATGGGTATCCGTTCAGGTATCCCAAGCCTTCTGGTATGGAAGTTGGCCAGTCTGAGAAATCTGATGTGGAAGACAAAGGTGTGGTGGATCAGACTGGAGCTTGTCAGCCTGTATATGTGTAAATTATTGTATAGAGTACTCCAGATAAGACTAATCTCAAATCCAGTAGGGCCTTTAACTGATCCTTTAGGATCTGATCCTGCAGCGCTTGTTCAGGTGTAACTTCAGCTGAGGCTGGAGGTATCCTGGGGAGTCAGAAGCTTGCAGGGACAGGTCCTAAAAATGGCACTCTTGAAAGTTCAGGTCAGTTTTACTGTAAATAACTTTGTTGATAATTACACTTGAAATCCTGGTCTTCACCAAAATCTGCAAGGCCAGCAGTCTATCATTTCTAGGCCTATTTTTATTTGAGGTCAGCATCCCCTTACTCAGATTAACATTTACAGACTTCTGCAACTGTCAGcgttattttttaaatgaataaagagcacttatattttgtttatagcaggggtttttttcctactaaatTATAGGGATTAACTTTGACAAATCATGCTGCTGTTCttcttttctacatttttattttatccataGCACTTATTTCACATTTAGGAAGATGCATAAAGCTGAAGAACATGTGATGAAAGGTCTCTGTGCAAtaatgtaagaaagaaaaagaaaaaaaagaagaaaaaatgaaaaaagaaaactgctctCTAATTTTCTAAATTTACTGATGCCATTGTATTCGCACCgtgatttttgtttattatatgtattttccacatttcaaaATTGTGACATAACCTTAaagctgctttatttccttctgcttatTGGAGTGTAATAGAAAGTGTGAGCAAGTGACAATTTGGGTGTGATTTCATTGTCTAGTGTGTGAAGAATGTTGCATGAGCAGtgtttttctatttgaaatggCCTTTTCTTGCCATTCACAGGCAGGTCCTGTGGATCCATTTTTACTGAGGGTCTAAAATTAGACCATTTTAAACTGTGTGTTGATAATGTATTGTGTGGATGGTTTCCTCTTATGATTGTATCca
This region includes:
- the LATS2 gene encoding serine/threonine-protein kinase LATS2 isoform X2, which codes for MAVRALKQTGSRSIEAALEYISKMSYLDPRNEQIVRVIKQTSPGKGIVPNNVTRRPSFEGSNESFPSYHQISNAAYEGTGFGAEGANMLTEVPRPYMDYLISTSQSTAMNAPVQRPSGVGTHSTTASHQQKTYPANIESSVISYPVANHSSQALQLQASHGSNSQHYSRQHIMVQGEPMGYGVQRSPSFQNKMQQEGGYTSLPNKGAVVQNNSGHAFQQAPASLYISHSHHKQASPSSHQMHVISRGPAFTNDFSDSPPQNLLTPSRNSLNMDLYDMNNPQVQQWQAATPSRRDSLQNPGIETSPRQHVSFRPDATVPSRTNSFNNHQQQPQVTVSIRQVPPGKPDPSITSPNTITAVTSAHILQPVKSMRVMRPEPQTAVGPSHPGWLPAQAPAVDGLEIIEQHVPPVGAANAYQLDVDYGNQELRCPPPPYPKHLLLPGSSEQFDINCLCMGVEQTLRVVPNSTCNKAEENSERNDKSSKNTKAEKPSKDKKQIQTSPVPVRKNGKDEEKRESRIKSYSPFAFKFYMEQHVENVIKTYQQKINRRLQLEQEMAKAGLCEAEQEQMRKILYQKESNYNRLKRAKMDKSMFVKIKTLGIGAFGEVCLACKVDTHALYAMKTLRKKDVLNRNQVAHVKAERDILAEADNEWVVKLYYSFQDKENLYFVMDYIPGGDMMSLLIRMEVFPERLARFYIAELTLAIESVHKMGFIHRDIKPDNILIDLDGHIKLTDFGLCTGFRWTHNSKYYQKGSHIRQDSMEPSDLWDDVSNCRCGDRLKTLEQRAKKQHQRCLAHSLVGTPNYIAPEVLLRKGYTQLCDWWSVGVILFEMLVGQPPFLAPTPTETQLKVINWESTLHIPSQIKLSPEATDLITKLCCAAEDRLGRNGADDIKAHSFFHSMDFSTDIRRQPAPYVPKISHPMDTSNFDPVEEESPWNDASGDSTRTWDPLASSNSKHTEHAFYEFTFRRFFDDNGYPFRYPKPSGMEVGQSEKSDVEDKGVVDQTGACQPVYV
- the LATS2 gene encoding serine/threonine-protein kinase LATS2 isoform X1; the protein is MRPKTFPATTYSGNSRQRLQEIREGLKQPSKSSGQGLPIGPGSETSLDPKILIGKDAARQQQMRQTPKFGPYQKALREIRYSLLPFANESSTTAAVEVNRQMLQELVNAGCDQEMAVRALKQTGSRSIEAALEYISKMSYLDPRNEQIVRVIKQTSPGKGIVPNNVTRRPSFEGSNESFPSYHQISNAAYEGTGFGAEGANMLTEVPRPYMDYLISTSQSTAMNAPVQRPSGVGTHSTTASHQQKTYPANIESSVISYPVANHSSQALQLQASHGSNSQHYSRQHIMVQGEPMGYGVQRSPSFQNKMQQEGGYTSLPNKGAVVQNNSGHAFQQAPASLYISHSHHKQASPSSHQMHVISRGPAFTNDFSDSPPQNLLTPSRNSLNMDLYDMNNPQVQQWQAATPSRRDSLQNPGIETSPRQHVSFRPDATVPSRTNSFNNHQQQPQVTVSIRQVPPGKPDPSITSPNTITAVTSAHILQPVKSMRVMRPEPQTAVGPSHPGWLPAQAPAVDGLEIIEQHVPPVGAANAYQLDVDYGNQELRCPPPPYPKHLLLPGSSEQFDINCLCMGVEQTLRVVPNSTCNKAEENSERNDKSSKNTKAEKPSKDKKQIQTSPVPVRKNGKDEEKRESRIKSYSPFAFKFYMEQHVENVIKTYQQKINRRLQLEQEMAKAGLCEAEQEQMRKILYQKESNYNRLKRAKMDKSMFVKIKTLGIGAFGEVCLACKVDTHALYAMKTLRKKDVLNRNQVAHVKAERDILAEADNEWVVKLYYSFQDKENLYFVMDYIPGGDMMSLLIRMEVFPERLARFYIAELTLAIESVHKMGFIHRDIKPDNILIDLDGHIKLTDFGLCTGFRWTHNSKYYQKGSHIRQDSMEPSDLWDDVSNCRCGDRLKTLEQRAKKQHQRCLAHSLVGTPNYIAPEVLLRKGYTQLCDWWSVGVILFEMLVGQPPFLAPTPTETQLKVINWESTLHIPSQIKLSPEATDLITKLCCAAEDRLGRNGADDIKAHSFFHSMDFSTDIRRQPAPYVPKISHPMDTSNFDPVEEESPWNDASGDSTRTWDPLASSNSKHTEHAFYEFTFRRFFDDNGYPFRYPKPSGMEVGQSEKSDVEDKGVVDQTGACQPVYV